From Pelotomaculum schinkii, one genomic window encodes:
- a CDS encoding FAD-binding oxidoreductase, with protein MGHQDLGVELKRIFPPERVLTSELERRMYSYDSSFMARFHSFVPDAVVLPRSTQEVSALMKLASQRRIPVIPRGAGSGETCGCLAVRGGIVVDLSAWDAIEEVDVANMQVFARPGVVHYKLNEHLAGFGLFFPPDPGSTRMCTVGGMVANNSSGLRAVKYGTTEQYVLGLEVVLPDGQVIQTGGSNNCRALKNVSGLNLTKLFVGSEGVLGIITRIRLRVWPRPKARGMAMAVFSELEQAPAAVLDVYQSGILPSGIEILDTSAIQAINMYKPEINLPSAEAILIFEVDGNPAGVAWEGQQIAEIVGRRAVSVEWATDPARMADLWRGRSVVAVAAARLRPDGSRIFAGEDISVPLSRVTEALRRIKELSRKHDVAVVNYGHIGDGNIHTAPVINLDSSAEVQRANALVDDIHRLAIAMGGSTTGEHGVGAVRNQYTMDEHGEAALVMKQLKETLDPLNIMNPGKLLPPEGGKDRA; from the coding sequence TTGGGCCATCAGGACCTTGGCGTGGAACTTAAGAGGATATTTCCCCCGGAACGGGTTCTCACCTCTGAACTTGAACGCAGGATGTACAGCTACGACAGCTCGTTCATGGCCAGGTTCCACAGTTTCGTGCCGGACGCGGTGGTACTGCCCCGATCCACTCAAGAAGTGTCCGCCCTAATGAAATTGGCCTCACAGCGGCGCATACCGGTAATTCCGCGCGGCGCCGGCAGCGGTGAGACCTGCGGCTGCCTGGCGGTGCGCGGCGGAATTGTGGTCGACCTCTCCGCCTGGGACGCCATCGAGGAGGTTGACGTCGCCAACATGCAGGTTTTTGCCAGGCCCGGGGTGGTCCACTATAAGCTGAACGAGCACCTGGCAGGCTTCGGACTGTTCTTCCCCCCCGACCCCGGCAGCACCCGCATGTGCACTGTCGGCGGGATGGTCGCCAATAACTCCAGCGGCCTGCGGGCGGTTAAGTACGGGACTACGGAACAGTACGTGCTCGGCCTGGAGGTGGTCCTGCCGGACGGACAGGTGATCCAGACCGGGGGCTCCAACAACTGCCGGGCTTTGAAAAACGTCTCGGGACTCAACCTGACCAAACTGTTCGTGGGGTCGGAAGGTGTCCTGGGTATTATCACCAGGATCCGCCTGCGGGTATGGCCGCGCCCCAAGGCGCGAGGCATGGCCATGGCAGTATTCAGCGAACTGGAACAGGCCCCGGCGGCCGTTCTCGACGTGTATCAGTCCGGCATTCTCCCCTCCGGTATTGAAATCCTCGATACTTCGGCCATTCAAGCCATTAATATGTACAAACCCGAAATAAATCTCCCCAGCGCCGAGGCCATCCTTATTTTCGAAGTGGACGGCAACCCGGCGGGGGTAGCCTGGGAAGGGCAGCAGATTGCTGAAATAGTTGGCAGGCGCGCTGTTTCTGTGGAATGGGCCACCGACCCGGCCAGGATGGCCGACCTCTGGCGGGGCCGCAGCGTTGTGGCCGTCGCCGCAGCCAGACTGCGTCCGGACGGCAGCAGGATCTTCGCCGGCGAGGACATCAGCGTCCCCTTAAGCCGGGTAACCGAAGCTTTGCGCCGGATCAAGGAATTGAGCCGGAAACACGACGTGGCAGTGGTAAACTACGGCCATATCGGCGACGGCAACATCCATACGGCCCCCGTAATCAACCTGGACAGCAGCGCTGAGGTGCAGCGGGCCAATGCCCTGGTGGATGATATACACCGTTTGGCCATTGCCATGGGAGGCTCCACTACCGGTGAGCACGGGGTTGGCGCCGTAAGAAACCAGTATACCATGGACGAGCATGGTGAAGCGGCGCTTGTCATGAAACAACTGAAGGAAACATTGGACCCCCTTAACATTATGAACCCAGGCAAACTTTTGCCCCCGGAAGGGGGCAAGGACCGTGCCTGA
- a CDS encoding (Fe-S)-binding protein produces the protein MPEDLEGLKEQYLRCVRCGQCRSVCPVFEVVKNETATPRGKVFLAHLLATGEIEANSQVQAQLSRCLLCRSCSKECPSAIPVHQIVTAARAELAVKVPSPVKRLVFRKIWTRPRRLALAAGVTRNIQALGLDKLGLYLRLLPPGFALPGRLPRRPAHTIIPAITPATGETRLRVGYFLGCSTNFLFPAAAASTVAVLSSLGCEVVIPPELKCCGLPQLASGEAAAASALASANSEVFRRLNVQAVVSDCASCTATLKESPEFDGLKVTELSELLLELIQKYSPGLKQIQKPVTYHDPCHLAKAQGITAAPRELLRLTCMDFREMDGAADCCGSGGAFALYHYRTSMSILNKKIANIKKSGAEIVATSCPTCIMQLRHGLAAHGCKTDVVHTVELLGKTLGRET, from the coding sequence GTGCCTGAGGACCTGGAAGGGTTAAAAGAACAATACCTGCGCTGCGTGCGCTGCGGGCAGTGCCGCTCGGTCTGCCCTGTTTTCGAGGTGGTAAAGAACGAGACTGCCACCCCGCGCGGCAAGGTTTTTCTGGCACACCTTTTGGCAACCGGTGAAATAGAAGCGAACTCACAAGTACAAGCCCAACTCTCCCGGTGCCTCCTCTGCCGTTCCTGTTCAAAGGAATGTCCTTCCGCCATTCCAGTCCACCAAATCGTTACCGCTGCCCGTGCCGAGCTCGCCGTAAAAGTGCCTTCCCCGGTGAAAAGGCTGGTATTCAGGAAAATCTGGACCAGGCCGCGCCGCCTGGCTCTTGCAGCGGGGGTAACCCGCAATATCCAGGCCCTGGGCCTGGACAAACTGGGCCTTTACTTACGCCTGCTCCCGCCTGGTTTTGCCCTGCCGGGACGCCTGCCCCGCCGGCCCGCGCACACCATCATCCCCGCTATAACACCGGCCACCGGAGAAACCAGGCTGCGGGTGGGCTATTTTCTAGGCTGCTCCACCAACTTCCTGTTCCCCGCCGCAGCGGCAAGTACAGTGGCAGTCCTCTCCAGCCTCGGCTGTGAAGTGGTCATTCCTCCGGAATTAAAATGCTGCGGCCTGCCCCAACTGGCAAGCGGCGAAGCAGCTGCCGCCTCCGCCCTCGCTTCAGCCAATAGCGAAGTTTTTCGGCGTCTTAATGTGCAGGCCGTGGTCAGCGACTGCGCTTCCTGCACCGCAACCCTCAAAGAGAGTCCGGAATTCGACGGGCTCAAGGTGACGGAACTGTCGGAGCTGCTGCTTGAATTAATTCAAAAGTACAGCCCGGGGCTAAAACAAATTCAAAAACCGGTAACCTATCACGACCCCTGCCACCTGGCCAAAGCGCAGGGGATTACGGCCGCGCCGCGAGAACTGCTGCGCCTTACCTGCATGGATTTCAGGGAAATGGACGGCGCCGCGGACTGCTGCGGCAGCGGGGGCGCCTTTGCCCTGTACCACTACCGGACCAGTATGTCCATCCTGAATAAGAAAATTGCCAACATAAAAAAAAGCGGCGCGGAAATCGTCGCAACCTCCTGTCCCACCTGCATTATGCAACTGCGCCACGGACTGGCCGCCCACGGCTGTAAAACCGATGTGGTCCATACGGTCGAGCTGCTGGGAAAGACATTGGGACGTGAGACGTGA
- a CDS encoding trypsin-like peptidase domain-containing protein, producing MYTNWRRTLVIVAVAALIAGVMFAGGCQLVKDLYPAKQGDEGGGLATAEQLPGVGPDAIADVVSQTSPAVVKISTRINTGASGNPFVDDPFFRQFFGLPQRQREQEGLGSGFIISADGYVLTNEHVVDGADEITVTVTGFDQDLPARVVGADYDLDLALLKLDAGKDLPFLPMGNSDQIRVGNWVIAIGNPYGLDHTVTTGVISAKGRPIAVNDRQYENLLQTDASINPGNSGGPLLNLRGEVVGINTAINAEAQGIGFAIPTSTVARVLEDLKNNVIAVRPWIGVQVRSVDEDAIRSLGLDKAEGALVVGVISGSPADKAGLRQGDVIMEFNANKIGNADDLVAAIKACQVNASVNALVVRKKELRSVSITIAEKPRNIN from the coding sequence TTGTATACAAACTGGAGACGTACTCTTGTTATTGTTGCGGTGGCAGCTTTAATCGCTGGAGTGATGTTCGCCGGAGGTTGCCAGCTTGTCAAGGATTTATATCCCGCAAAACAGGGGGATGAGGGAGGCGGTCTTGCTACTGCTGAACAGTTGCCGGGGGTGGGGCCTGACGCCATCGCTGATGTAGTGTCTCAAACCAGCCCTGCTGTGGTGAAGATATCGACCCGGATAAATACCGGAGCTTCCGGCAATCCCTTTGTGGATGACCCGTTTTTTCGCCAATTTTTCGGGCTTCCCCAAAGGCAACGGGAGCAAGAGGGCCTTGGCTCGGGGTTTATTATATCGGCTGACGGCTATGTTTTAACCAATGAGCATGTTGTTGACGGAGCTGATGAGATTACCGTCACTGTGACCGGTTTTGATCAGGATCTGCCGGCCAGGGTGGTGGGCGCGGACTACGATTTGGACCTCGCCCTTCTAAAACTGGATGCGGGTAAAGACTTGCCTTTCCTGCCCATGGGCAACTCAGACCAGATCAGGGTCGGCAACTGGGTCATTGCCATTGGCAATCCTTACGGCTTGGATCACACGGTCACGACCGGTGTAATCAGCGCCAAGGGACGACCGATTGCGGTGAACGACCGCCAGTACGAAAACCTGCTCCAGACCGACGCCTCCATCAATCCCGGCAACAGTGGAGGGCCTCTCTTAAACCTGCGGGGTGAAGTGGTGGGGATTAATACGGCCATCAACGCCGAGGCCCAGGGGATCGGTTTTGCTATTCCTACCAGTACCGTTGCGCGGGTGCTGGAGGACCTCAAAAATAACGTTATTGCCGTACGGCCCTGGATAGGTGTGCAGGTCCGTTCCGTGGACGAGGACGCCATCCGTTCCCTGGGGCTGGATAAGGCTGAAGGAGCGCTGGTGGTAGGAGTTATCAGCGGCAGCCCGGCTGATAAAGCAGGTTTGAGACAGGGTGACGTGATTATGGAATTCAACGCGAACAAGATCGGCAACGCAGACGATCTGGTCGCTGCGATTAAAGCCTGTCAGGTCAACGCCAGTGTCAATGCCCTCGTGGTTCGCAAAAAGGAGCTTCGTAGCGTGAGCATAACCATCGCAGAGAAACCCAGGAATATCAATTAA
- a CDS encoding SanA/YdcF family protein, giving the protein MTFWSKKVVLWLLLIAAGLTAGLLAVDRFVQKRGAAYIVAQGSCPNLQAAVVLGAYASPDGWLCPMLADRVTTAVELYKDKRVQKIIMSGDHGRTDYDEVNQMRRYAEKLGVPPEDIFMDHAGFSTFDSLYRARQVFLVDSAVVVTQSYHLPRAVYAARALGIEAAGVSADRQLYAGAWFYSLREIPARLKIFAQIHLLHAKPRFLGEVIPVSGDGRQTMDGL; this is encoded by the coding sequence ATGACTTTTTGGTCAAAAAAGGTAGTCCTGTGGTTGTTGCTTATCGCTGCAGGATTAACTGCCGGACTGCTTGCCGTCGACCGTTTTGTCCAGAAAAGGGGAGCGGCATATATCGTCGCTCAGGGCAGTTGCCCCAACCTGCAGGCGGCTGTCGTTTTGGGCGCTTACGCTTCGCCGGACGGCTGGCTCTGCCCTATGCTCGCGGACAGGGTAACAACCGCGGTGGAGCTATATAAGGACAAGCGTGTGCAAAAAATCATCATGTCCGGCGACCACGGCCGTACAGACTACGACGAGGTTAACCAGATGCGCAGGTACGCGGAAAAATTGGGCGTACCGCCTGAGGATATCTTCATGGACCACGCCGGCTTCTCCACCTTTGACAGCTTGTACCGGGCCAGGCAGGTATTTTTGGTGGATTCCGCGGTGGTGGTAACCCAGTCCTACCACCTGCCGAGGGCAGTATACGCCGCCAGGGCTCTAGGTATTGAGGCGGCCGGCGTGTCCGCCGACAGGCAATTGTACGCCGGCGCCTGGTTCTACAGCCTGCGAGAAATACCTGCCCGCCTTAAAATTTTTGCCCAAATCCACCTGCTCCATGCCAAACCACGCTTTCTGGGAGAAGTAATTCCCGTCAGCGGGGACGGACGGCAAACAATGGATGGGCTTTAA
- a CDS encoding universal stress protein, with amino-acid sequence MYKKILIPVDGSEKASLAARQAAELASILGSEVTLFHVVPILPVDRFRSIVIEESRLQGKELLEQARKELDQFNITIDTDMVPGHPADAICLKARVDKYDLIIMGSRGLSGVKGYLMGSVSSAVTRYAPCSVLIVR; translated from the coding sequence ATGTATAAAAAAATACTTATCCCCGTGGACGGATCCGAAAAAGCGTCTTTGGCTGCCCGTCAGGCAGCCGAACTGGCTTCCATACTTGGCTCCGAGGTTACGCTTTTTCACGTGGTGCCGATCCTGCCGGTGGATCGTTTTCGCAGTATAGTGATTGAGGAGTCAAGGCTCCAGGGTAAAGAACTGCTGGAGCAAGCAAGAAAGGAATTAGACCAATTCAATATCACAATTGACACTGACATGGTTCCCGGCCATCCGGCAGATGCAATTTGCCTGAAAGCAAGAGTTGACAAATATGACCTGATTATCATGGGCAGCAGAGGTCTCAGCGGCGTTAAAGGTTATCTGATGGGGAGCGTTAGCAGCGCCGTTACCCGTTATGCCCCTTGCTCGGTTCTTATAGTACGTTGA
- a CDS encoding Lon protease family protein → MNNLELHRVPVERLRRACKPEELDFCMTTEDVPPLDGFIGQERAVRAMQFGLAMDAPCYNIFVVGQPGTGKSTYVQAVVAQTASKRSQPSDWCYIYNFAEPDRPLAVALPAGEGRGFQKSMEEFVSDLRVALPKAFEGGDYEQQKDAIVQSVSQKMAGYFQQLEEEAGEAGFNVKQTSKGVVFIPLKDGEPLSQEDYEKLPPQQRWDMEEKGRKLRKKLEGAFHTGRMLEKQAKEQIDELEKQIALFAAGPLLGKLQEKYKEFPAVLNYLEIVLKDLTGKLDLFKSSESHPAQQLLQLSQEEVDPFNRYKVNLFVNNGLNGGAPVVIEPSSSYYNLFGKIEYRSQVLSMNTDFMMVKPGAIHRANGGYLILQAKDVLADPFIWDTLKKALKYRQAMVENIGEQYRLVPTATLRPEPIPLNVKVIMIGNPVLYHLLYSLDEDFQKLFKVKVDFDTEMLRSPENLRHYASFISSVCRRENLKHFSREGLARLIEHCSRLAGAQDKLSTRFNEVVEIVSEAAAWAKVENSRYVESSHVNKAIKEKIYRSNRIEEKLQEMVLQETIMINTDGAVVGQVNGLSISSSGDYTFGRPIRITARTYMGRGGVINIERETNLSGNIHNKGVLTLGGYLGGKFAQGKPLGVTAQITFEQLYDGVEGDSASSAELYAILSSLAGLPLKQGLAVTGSVNQFGEIQPIGGATEKIEGFFDLCRAKGLSGDQGVVIPVQNLSNLMLKEDVVEAVKNDLFHIYAVRNIEEGIELLSGVPAGQPGEYGNYPDGTVFRLVDQKIHAYNEGLRKAGANTRRKKTAGQVK, encoded by the coding sequence ATGAATAATTTGGAATTGCACAGGGTTCCAGTTGAAAGGCTGAGAAGGGCCTGTAAGCCGGAGGAACTTGATTTCTGCATGACTACTGAGGATGTGCCGCCTCTTGACGGTTTTATCGGACAGGAGCGGGCTGTGCGCGCGATGCAGTTCGGCTTGGCCATGGATGCCCCCTGTTACAATATTTTTGTGGTGGGCCAGCCCGGCACCGGCAAGAGCACTTACGTTCAAGCGGTTGTTGCTCAGACGGCGTCAAAACGGTCCCAGCCCAGTGACTGGTGTTATATTTACAACTTCGCCGAGCCGGACCGTCCCCTGGCTGTTGCCCTGCCGGCAGGCGAGGGCCGTGGTTTCCAAAAGAGCATGGAAGAGTTTGTGTCCGACCTGCGCGTAGCCTTACCAAAGGCCTTTGAAGGCGGGGACTATGAACAACAAAAGGACGCCATCGTACAATCGGTGAGCCAGAAAATGGCCGGCTATTTTCAACAGCTTGAAGAGGAGGCCGGAGAAGCCGGCTTTAACGTCAAGCAAACATCCAAAGGGGTGGTGTTTATACCCCTCAAGGACGGAGAGCCGCTGTCCCAGGAGGATTATGAGAAACTGCCTCCCCAGCAGAGGTGGGACATGGAAGAGAAAGGCCGTAAACTGAGGAAAAAGCTGGAAGGCGCCTTCCATACCGGTCGGATGCTGGAAAAACAGGCAAAGGAACAAATTGACGAACTGGAGAAGCAGATCGCTCTATTTGCAGCCGGGCCACTGCTCGGCAAACTACAGGAAAAGTACAAAGAATTCCCTGCTGTTCTCAATTACCTTGAAATAGTCCTGAAAGACTTAACTGGTAAACTGGATTTGTTCAAAAGCTCCGAATCTCATCCTGCCCAGCAGCTATTACAGCTCTCCCAGGAGGAAGTGGACCCTTTTAACCGTTACAAAGTAAACCTGTTCGTGAATAACGGGCTGAACGGAGGAGCTCCGGTCGTTATTGAGCCCAGTTCCAGCTATTACAACCTTTTCGGGAAAATTGAATACCGGAGCCAGGTACTGTCCATGAATACGGACTTTATGATGGTCAAGCCGGGCGCCATTCACCGTGCCAATGGCGGGTACCTGATCTTGCAGGCAAAAGACGTTTTGGCTGACCCCTTCATTTGGGATACACTAAAAAAAGCGCTGAAATACCGCCAAGCCATGGTCGAAAACATTGGAGAGCAGTACCGTCTGGTACCTACGGCTACCCTCAGGCCGGAGCCTATTCCCCTGAACGTTAAAGTAATCATGATCGGCAATCCGGTATTGTATCACCTGCTTTACAGCTTGGACGAAGATTTTCAAAAGCTGTTCAAGGTAAAGGTTGACTTCGATACGGAAATGCTCCGTAGTCCGGAAAATCTTCGCCATTATGCTTCTTTTATTAGTTCGGTCTGCCGGCGGGAAAACCTGAAACACTTCAGCAGGGAGGGGTTGGCCAGGCTGATTGAACACTGCTCGCGTCTGGCTGGAGCCCAGGACAAGCTCTCCACTCGCTTTAATGAGGTGGTTGAAATAGTCAGTGAGGCCGCGGCCTGGGCAAAGGTGGAAAATTCCAGGTATGTGGAAAGCTCACACGTCAACAAGGCTATCAAGGAAAAGATTTATCGCTCCAACAGGATCGAAGAAAAGCTGCAGGAGATGGTACTGCAGGAAACTATAATGATTAATACCGACGGCGCTGTAGTGGGTCAGGTCAACGGCCTTTCTATAAGCAGCTCTGGTGATTACACTTTTGGGCGGCCAATCCGCATTACGGCCAGGACCTATATGGGGCGCGGCGGTGTGATAAATATTGAGCGGGAAACGAACTTGAGCGGTAACATCCACAACAAGGGAGTGCTAACCCTTGGAGGTTACCTGGGCGGCAAGTTTGCCCAGGGCAAGCCGCTGGGGGTTACGGCCCAAATTACCTTTGAGCAGTTGTACGACGGGGTGGAGGGGGACAGCGCTTCCAGCGCGGAACTATATGCTATTTTGTCCAGTCTGGCGGGCCTTCCTTTGAAGCAGGGTCTGGCTGTAACCGGTTCGGTCAACCAATTCGGTGAAATTCAACCGATCGGCGGCGCTACTGAAAAGATTGAAGGCTTTTTTGACCTGTGCCGGGCCAAGGGCCTGTCCGGCGACCAGGGCGTGGTTATCCCGGTGCAAAACCTGAGCAACCTGATGCTCAAAGAGGATGTGGTAGAGGCTGTAAAAAATGACCTGTTTCATATTTACGCAGTCAGAAACATCGAAGAGGGGATTGAGCTTCTAAGCGGCGTGCCGGCGGGTCAGCCGGGGGAATACGGCAACTACCCGGACGGCACCGTGTTCCGCCTGGTCGACCAAAAAATCCACGCATACAACGAAGGTCTGCGCAAGGCGGGGGCTAATACCCGGCGCAAAAAAACGGCGGGTCAGGTGAAATAA
- a CDS encoding tyrosine-type recombinase/integrase gives MIIEKHLIPELGMIPLKDLKPKHIRDYYDKALESGRKDGKTKALGVGLSPTTVSQHHRVLREALQHALELEMIPRNPADAVKPPRKVKHEIKFLPVADANKIIDLFKGIYMYMPVFLAVTTGARRAEILGLTWNDVDLKKGIIHIRRGLYVTKEEGVFFKEPKNKTSQRSVAISPNVVKTLKAYKTEQKKKKLAFGEGHEDKDIVCCLQDGRPIIPATVTKRFQETTENAGYKVTFHQLRHAHASFLLQQGEHPKVVSERLGHSNISITMDLYSHIAPNLQKEAADRLDDILFKK, from the coding sequence ATGATTATCGAAAAACACCTTATTCCGGAGTTGGGTATGATCCCATTAAAGGACTTAAAGCCGAAGCACATAAGGGACTATTACGATAAGGCCCTGGAGAGTGGCCGGAAAGATGGCAAAACGAAAGCCCTGGGCGTTGGTTTGAGCCCTACGACAGTAAGCCAGCACCACAGAGTGTTAAGGGAAGCCCTACAACATGCCCTCGAATTGGAAATGATACCCCGTAACCCTGCCGATGCGGTAAAGCCCCCGCGGAAGGTTAAGCATGAAATTAAATTCCTGCCGGTAGCTGATGCCAACAAAATTATAGACCTATTTAAAGGAATTTATATGTATATGCCGGTGTTCCTGGCGGTAACAACCGGAGCACGGCGCGCTGAAATACTGGGGTTGACCTGGAATGACGTTGACCTTAAAAAAGGAATTATTCATATTAGGCGAGGCCTTTACGTTACAAAAGAAGAAGGAGTGTTCTTTAAGGAGCCCAAGAACAAAACAAGCCAGCGGTCGGTTGCAATATCACCAAACGTAGTTAAAACGCTAAAGGCCTATAAAACAGAGCAGAAAAAGAAAAAGCTTGCTTTTGGTGAGGGCCACGAGGACAAAGATATTGTTTGTTGTTTGCAGGATGGGCGACCTATTATTCCGGCCACAGTGACAAAGAGGTTTCAGGAGACTACCGAAAATGCAGGCTATAAAGTAACCTTTCACCAACTACGGCATGCTCACGCGAGTTTCCTCCTGCAGCAAGGAGAACACCCAAAGGTAGTATCTGAACGGCTAGGGCATAGCAACATAAGTATAACTATGGACCTGTATTCCCACATTGCACCTAATTTACAGAAGGAAGCCGCTGATAGATTAGATGATATTCTTTTTAAAAAGTGA
- a CDS encoding Arm DNA-binding domain-containing protein gives MRGTVIKNEGKRGDTYSAMLRVPDPVTGKEKLKKKTFKSKKEADNWLTETINDVNKGTYSEPAKMTLREWLTVKILREAKSCSHHL, from the coding sequence ATGCGAGGAACAGTTATTAAAAATGAAGGTAAACGCGGTGACACCTATAGTGCTATGCTGAGAGTGCCGGATCCTGTGACCGGCAAGGAAAAGCTTAAGAAGAAAACCTTCAAGAGCAAAAAAGAAGCTGACAACTGGTTAACAGAAACTATCAACGATGTTAATAAGGGAACCTATAGCGAACCAGCTAAAATGACGCTGCGGGAATGGCTAACTGTTAAAATCCTACGGGAAGCAAAATCTTGCTCTCACCACCTATGA
- a CDS encoding helix-turn-helix domain-containing protein: MPKQNYTAESLPDILTAQHISDYLGISRRRVYELFQLKPDFGGIPNFEIGFSKRVDKQDFLQWIEAKKKEKAEK; the protein is encoded by the coding sequence ATGCCCAAACAAAACTATACTGCTGAATCATTACCCGATATCTTGACAGCCCAACATATTTCTGACTATCTCGGTATTTCGCGTCGCAGAGTGTATGAACTGTTCCAACTAAAACCAGATTTCGGTGGTATACCTAATTTTGAAATAGGGTTCTCAAAGCGAGTCGACAAACAGGACTTTCTCCAGTGGATTGAGGCCAAGAAAAAAGAAAAGGCCGAGAAATAG
- a CDS encoding helix-turn-helix domain-containing protein: MEIKCNLSTIMGSRRLKIVDLHNLTGIARDTISSLYNEKAKGITFEVMAKLCAALDCQPGDLFEYIKEEAATDATQVQSYPYLG; encoded by the coding sequence ATGGAAATAAAATGTAATTTGAGTACTATTATGGGTTCAAGACGCTTAAAAATCGTGGACCTTCACAATCTAACGGGTATAGCCAGGGATACAATAAGCTCCCTATATAATGAAAAGGCAAAAGGAATAACGTTTGAGGTAATGGCCAAACTTTGTGCTGCCCTTGACTGCCAGCCAGGAGACTTGTTTGAATATATTAAGGAGGAGGCTGCCACCGATGCCACGCAAGTTCAAAGTTATCCTTACCTGGGATAA
- a CDS encoding type II toxin-antitoxin system HicB family antitoxin yields MPRKFKVILTWDNDAQVYVVTVPALPGCLTQGKDREEALERVQEAITGHIEALKLIGQPIPQGDVEFAEVQVSVS; encoded by the coding sequence ATGCCACGCAAGTTCAAAGTTATCCTTACCTGGGATAATGACGCTCAGGTCTATGTTGTAACCGTTCCCGCTTTACCGGGCTGTCTTACCCAAGGCAAGGACAGGGAGGAAGCGCTGGAGCGGGTCCAGGAAGCCATAACAGGCCATATTGAAGCTCTAAAGCTAATAGGACAGCCGATCCCTCAGGGAGATGTTGAATTTGCTGAAGTGCAGGTCAGTGTTTCATGA
- a CDS encoding type II toxin-antitoxin system HicA family toxin: protein MTRMPRVTGKKVVTALKGAGFIVVRVNGSHHHLYKPGSNLVTVPVHAGETLSPMLIKSILEQAGLTIEEFIELL, encoded by the coding sequence ATGACTAGGATGCCCAGGGTTACCGGTAAGAAGGTTGTAACAGCCCTTAAAGGGGCTGGATTTATTGTGGTCAGAGTAAATGGAAGCCATCACCACTTATATAAGCCGGGTAGCAACCTGGTAACAGTACCTGTTCACGCCGGGGAGACCTTAAGCCCTATGCTTATCAAAAGCATTTTAGAGCAGGCGGGCCTCACCATTGAAGAATTCATAGAATTGTTATAA
- a CDS encoding DUF6338 family protein, with product MAVINGLNNVLQIIVFLLPGFLTTLVRDALVVNRPKDSMERITESLSYSLILNILFNFVFSSSIFPVIYTDNTLQITSNMMLLYLVFLSILLGLFISLVINYDILYNLLRYLKITKKSSRISVWYDVFVSNPKKWLRVTLNDGTVLIGWADYYSDDPNNNEMFLADVSITEKEGDEREVKGPGVYVNGKQIKIIEFLD from the coding sequence TTGGCTGTTATTAATGGATTAAATAATGTTCTCCAAATAATTGTCTTTTTACTTCCCGGTTTTTTAACTACCTTAGTAAGAGACGCTTTAGTAGTGAATAGACCAAAGGATAGTATGGAAAGAATTACTGAGAGCTTATCCTATAGCTTGATTCTTAATATACTATTTAATTTTGTTTTTTCATCTAGCATTTTTCCTGTTATATACACAGATAATACCTTACAGATTACAAGCAATATGATGCTTTTATATTTGGTTTTTTTAAGCATATTGCTCGGGTTATTTATTTCATTAGTAATTAATTATGATATTTTATATAATCTTTTAAGGTATTTAAAGATAACTAAAAAATCATCCCGTATCAGTGTTTGGTACGACGTTTTTGTAAGTAACCCCAAAAAGTGGTTAAGAGTAACTTTAAACGATGGAACTGTATTAATTGGTTGGGCAGATTATTATTCTGACGATCCTAACAATAATGAAATGTTTCTTGCTGATGTGTCTATTACTGAAAAAGAAGGTGACGAGAGGGAGGTTAAAGGCCCAGGTGTATATGTAAATGGAAAACAAATAAAAATAATAGAATTTCTAGATTAA